AACATTTAAAAACTTTGAGTTATTAATTGTAGACAATAATTCATCTGATAATACTATCAACATTGTAAGATCTGAATATCCTACAGCTAAAATTATTATCAATAAAGATAATTTAGGTTTTTGTGGAGGTCATAATATTGGTATTAAGAATTCTATAGGTGAATATTACATGCCTTATAATCCAGATATAATAGCTGATGAAAACTTCCTATATAAAATGCTTGAGGCAATTGAGTTAGAAGATGATATCGGCTCAGTTAGTGGGAAATTGTTGAGATATGATTTAAAAAATAATTGTAAGACCAATATTATTGATTCTACAGGAATTTACTTTAAAAAGAATAGAAGATCTTTAGATCGCGGTGCAGAGGAAGTAGATGTAGGACAATATGAAGATGCACAATATGTATTTGGACCATCAGGAGCTGCACCATTATATAGAAGATCTATGCTAGAAAGTATCAAGTTAGATAACCAATATTTTAATGAAAATTTTTTTGCTTATCGTGAAGATGTGGATTTAGCATGGAGGGCCCAATTAAAGGGTTGGAAATCTATTTATTATCCGGAGGCAATAGCCTTTCATGTAAGAAACAATACCCCTGAAAAGCGAAAGCAAATGACAGAGTTTGTTAACATGCATTCTGTAAAAAATAGAATGCTGATGTTATTACAAAATGAATCCATCTTAGGATTAATTAGAGATGGATTCATTTTTATTTTATATGATTTAATGATTATCACTTATGTCTTGCTAAAAGAAAGAACTTCATACCCAGCTTTAAAATATATTTTTAGGAATCGGAAAGAAATAATTAATACTAGAAGAAAAATAATAAAAGGAGCAACAGTATCTTCAAGCGAAATGTTGAAATGGTTTGGCAGAGTGAAATTCGAGGATCTAAAATTATTAAATCAAAAACAGAATGTGTTCATTATCGGTTCTAAAGGAATCCCTGCCCAATATGGTGGTTTTGAAACGTTTGTTGAACAACTAACTGCTAGACAAGTAACAAAGAATATCTCCTATCATGTTTCATGCCTATCTAAAGAAAAGAGTGAGGATTTTCTATATAATGGCGTAAGGTGTTTCAACATTAGTGTTCCTGAGATAGGAGGCGCTAAAGCTGTTCTTTATGATCTGAAAAGTCTCAAGAGTACAATTAATTTTATCAGAAAATATAATGTGAAAAAAC
This sequence is a window from Paenibacillus urinalis. Protein-coding genes within it:
- the cps2T gene encoding beta 1-4 rhamnosyltransferase Cps2T, translated to MKLTVAIVTWNSGKFMRSCLEGLKDQTFKNFELLIVDNNSSDNTINIVRSEYPTAKIIINKDNLGFCGGHNIGIKNSIGEYYMPYNPDIIADENFLYKMLEAIELEDDIGSVSGKLLRYDLKNNCKTNIIDSTGIYFKKNRRSLDRGAEEVDVGQYEDAQYVFGPSGAAPLYRRSMLESIKLDNQYFNENFFAYREDVDLAWRAQLKGWKSIYYPEAIAFHVRNNTPEKRKQMTEFVNMHSVKNRMLMLLQNESILGLIRDGFIFILYDLMIITYVLLKERTSYPALKYIFRNRKEIINTRRKIIKGATVSSSEMLKWFGRVKFEDLKLLNQKQNVFIIGSKGIPAQYGGFETFVEQLTARQVTKNISYHVSCLSKEKSEDFLYNGVRCFNISVPEIGGAKAVLYDLKSLKSTINFIRKYNVKKPIIYILACRIGPFYPWYKFLMRKLNVQLLVNPDGHEWKRSKWSLPIRTYWKLSEKYMVKSSDLLICDSLGIEDYIKSEYKKYNPNTMYISYGADISQSKLESDSKLFLDWMSKHSLHSNEYYLIVGRFVPENNYEFIIREFMKSETRRNLIIISNVEQNKFFDELKSKTNFTSDDRIKFVGTVYDTELLKKIREQAFGYLHGHEVGGTNPSLLEALASTNLNILLGVNFNVEVGRNAALYFTKNTGSLTALIGEAENLDEDTIIEFGKSAKQEIISRYSWEHIVYSYENLFLHFHSSDKENIKFQNEMDLINFNKKQLKIEG